One genomic window of Streptomyces sp. NBC_01498 includes the following:
- the glgX gene encoding glycogen debranching protein GlgX produces MQVWPGQTYPLGATYDGAGTNFAVYSEAAHRIELCLLHDDGSETAVELRETDAFVRHAYLPGVMPGQRYGFRVHGPYDPASGQRCNSAKLLLDPYARAISGSIDWNESVYGYHFGKPDSRNDMDSAPHTMTAVVVNPYFDWGDDRRPRTDYHRTVIYEAHVKGLTMLHPDLPEELRGTYAGLAHPAVIEHLTELGVTALELMPVHQFVNDHRLVDSGLNNYWGYNTIGFFAPHNTYASWGDRGEQVLEFKQAVKALHEAGIEVILDVVYNHTAEGNHLGPTLSFRGLDNASYYRLADDPRYHMDTTGTGNSLLMRSPHVLQLIMDSLRYWVEEMHVDGFRFDLAATLARQFHEVDRLSSFFDLVQQDPVVSQVKLIAEPWDVGEGGYQVGNFPPLWTEWNGKYRDTVRDLWRGEPRTLAEFASRLTGSSDLYQDDGRRPLASINFTTCHDGFTLHDLVAYNDKHNEANGEGNRDGESHNRSWNCGVEGETDDPEVRELRDRQVRNFIATLMLSQGVPMLSHGDEFGRTQGGNNNAYCQDNETAWVHWPEKGDEKNKGLLAFTQTMVWLRRDHPVFRRRRFFHGRPVEGTHDELSDISWFTPEGEEMIQGDWQATDAKAITVFLNGQAISEPGPRGERISDDSFLLMFNASAETLEFAVPMDHGSQWRTVVDTARAQGVPPGDGPKVGAGERVTMIGRSMTVLMRQV; encoded by the coding sequence ATGCAGGTCTGGCCGGGACAGACGTATCCCCTGGGCGCCACGTACGACGGCGCCGGAACCAACTTCGCGGTCTACTCAGAGGCCGCGCACCGGATCGAGTTGTGCCTCCTGCACGACGACGGTTCAGAAACGGCGGTGGAGCTCCGCGAGACAGACGCCTTCGTCCGGCACGCCTATCTGCCGGGCGTCATGCCCGGTCAGCGGTACGGCTTCCGGGTCCATGGGCCCTACGACCCCGCGAGCGGTCAGCGCTGCAACTCGGCCAAGCTGCTCCTGGACCCGTACGCCCGCGCGATCAGCGGCAGCATCGACTGGAACGAGTCGGTGTACGGCTACCACTTCGGCAAGCCGGACTCGCGCAACGACATGGACTCGGCGCCCCACACGATGACGGCCGTCGTGGTCAACCCGTACTTCGACTGGGGCGACGACCGCCGCCCGCGCACCGACTACCACCGCACCGTCATCTACGAGGCCCATGTGAAGGGCCTGACGATGCTGCACCCGGATCTGCCGGAGGAGCTGCGCGGCACCTACGCGGGGCTCGCCCATCCGGCGGTGATCGAGCATCTCACCGAGCTGGGCGTCACGGCGCTGGAGCTGATGCCGGTGCACCAGTTCGTCAACGACCACCGGCTGGTCGACTCGGGCCTGAACAACTACTGGGGCTACAACACCATCGGCTTCTTCGCCCCGCACAACACCTACGCCTCCTGGGGAGACCGGGGCGAGCAGGTGTTGGAGTTCAAGCAGGCGGTGAAGGCGCTGCACGAGGCGGGCATCGAGGTCATCCTCGACGTCGTCTACAACCACACCGCCGAGGGCAACCATCTGGGCCCGACCCTCTCCTTCCGGGGGCTCGACAACGCCTCCTACTACCGGCTCGCCGACGACCCGCGCTACCACATGGACACCACCGGCACCGGGAACTCCCTCCTGATGCGCAGTCCGCACGTGCTCCAGCTGATCATGGACTCGCTGCGGTACTGGGTGGAGGAGATGCACGTCGACGGCTTCCGCTTCGACCTGGCCGCGACGCTGGCCCGCCAGTTCCACGAGGTGGACCGGCTGTCGTCGTTCTTCGACCTGGTCCAGCAGGACCCGGTGGTCAGTCAGGTGAAGCTGATCGCCGAGCCCTGGGACGTGGGCGAGGGCGGCTACCAGGTGGGGAACTTCCCACCGCTGTGGACCGAGTGGAACGGCAAGTACCGCGACACCGTCCGTGACCTGTGGCGGGGTGAGCCGCGCACCCTGGCGGAGTTCGCTTCCCGGCTCACCGGGTCGTCCGACCTGTACCAGGACGACGGGCGGCGCCCGCTGGCGTCCATCAACTTCACCACCTGCCACGACGGCTTCACCCTGCACGACCTGGTCGCCTACAACGACAAGCACAACGAGGCGAACGGCGAGGGCAACAGGGACGGCGAGAGCCACAACCGCTCGTGGAACTGCGGCGTCGAGGGAGAGACCGACGACCCGGAGGTGCGGGAGCTGCGCGACCGTCAGGTGCGCAACTTCATCGCCACGCTGATGCTGTCGCAGGGCGTGCCCATGCTCAGCCACGGCGACGAGTTCGGCCGGACGCAGGGCGGCAACAACAACGCGTACTGCCAGGACAACGAGACCGCCTGGGTGCACTGGCCGGAGAAGGGCGACGAGAAGAACAAGGGCCTGCTGGCCTTCACCCAGACGATGGTCTGGCTGCGCCGCGACCACCCGGTGTTCCGGCGCCGCCGGTTCTTCCACGGCCGTCCGGTGGAGGGGACGCACGACGAGTTGTCGGACATCTCCTGGTTCACCCCTGAGGGTGAAGAGATGATCCAGGGTGACTGGCAGGCGACCGACGCGAAGGCCATAACGGTCTTCCTGAACGGCCAGGCCATCTCGGAGCCGGGGCCGCGCGGCGAGCGGATCTCCGACGACTCGTTCCTGCTGATGTTCAACGCGAGCGCGGAGACGCTGGAATTCGCCGTGCCCATGGACCACGGCAGCCAGTGGCGGACCGTCGTCGACACGGCCCGCGCGCAGGGCGTGCCGCCGGGCGACGGGCCGAAGGTGGGCGCGGGCGAGCGGGTCACGATGATCGGCCGCAGCATGACGGTGCTGATGCGCCAGGTGTAG
- the treY gene encoding malto-oligosyltrehalose synthase, with translation MTPSATYRLQLQPDFPFAAAAKAVPYVAALGVSHLHLSPVLEAVPGSTHGYDVVDHSRVREELGGEEGLRLLADRAREHGLGIVLDIVPNHMATAPRHNKALWEVLREGPASPYARWFDIDWAAGGGKLLLPVLPGPAGGELDELRVVDGELCHGEQRFPLAAGTEELPLPELLDAQHYRPAWWRLGRTELNYRRFFTISELIGVRVEDPEVFAATHAKILELVRDGVVDGLRIDHPDGLADPEAYLRRLNEETGGACWTVVEKILTGDEPLPASWPVAGTTGYDALHRIDGLFTDPVGADELALRFRDFTGPAGDRGGYWEATVRRAMYKVVIDELAAETEALGRLADRICAADLALRDHAPWALRTAIRELLVRVPVYRPYTVAGGPCRESDEAAVSEEAARQAKAAFAVPEESAAVDVVRELALGRLGGGPDRTAFCARFAQTSSALRAKAVEDTAFYRHVPLLSANEVGGDPGRPAVSPERFHAYCARLARDWPATGTVLTTHDTKRSADVRARISVLSQCPDRWGALLGQVAGVAAPDAQLAWTAWQTAVGFTPAQAPPDGARMAPALLKSVREAGLHTSWTEQAPVYEQAVRDFVAAGPAGRPREAVSRLARELAPHVRANALGAALVHLTMPGVPDLYQGTEREYLALVDPDNRERFRTGPPDEKTVLTVAALSLRRERPHAFAESATYTPLEATGPAADHCTAFVRSGEVISVVTRLSLRLTASGGWSGTVLELPAGRWTDALSPDREFPGGPVSLTELLSASPVALLSRRE, from the coding sequence ATGACGCCCTCTGCCACCTACCGGCTCCAGCTCCAGCCGGACTTCCCGTTCGCCGCCGCAGCCAAGGCGGTGCCGTACGTGGCCGCGCTCGGGGTCTCGCACCTGCATCTGTCCCCGGTGCTGGAGGCCGTGCCGGGCTCCACCCACGGGTACGACGTCGTCGACCACTCCCGGGTCCGCGAGGAGCTCGGCGGTGAGGAAGGGCTGCGGCTGCTGGCCGATCGGGCCCGTGAGCACGGACTGGGGATCGTGCTGGACATCGTGCCCAACCACATGGCGACCGCGCCCCGGCACAACAAGGCCCTGTGGGAGGTGCTGCGGGAGGGCCCCGCGTCGCCGTACGCCCGCTGGTTCGACATCGACTGGGCGGCGGGCGGCGGCAAGCTGCTGCTGCCGGTGCTGCCGGGGCCGGCCGGCGGGGAGCTGGACGAGCTGCGCGTCGTGGACGGTGAGCTGTGCCACGGCGAGCAGCGCTTCCCGCTCGCGGCCGGCACGGAGGAGCTGCCGCTGCCCGAGCTGCTGGACGCCCAGCACTACCGGCCCGCCTGGTGGCGGCTGGGCCGTACGGAGCTGAACTACCGGCGTTTCTTCACCATCTCCGAGCTGATCGGGGTGCGGGTGGAGGACCCGGAGGTCTTCGCCGCGACCCACGCCAAGATCCTCGAACTGGTCCGGGACGGCGTGGTGGACGGGCTGCGGATCGACCACCCGGACGGGCTGGCCGACCCGGAGGCGTATCTGCGCCGTCTCAACGAGGAGACGGGCGGCGCCTGCTGGACGGTCGTGGAGAAGATCCTCACCGGTGACGAGCCGCTGCCCGCGAGCTGGCCGGTGGCCGGGACGACGGGGTACGACGCGCTGCACCGGATCGACGGGCTGTTCACCGACCCGGTCGGCGCCGACGAACTGGCACTCCGTTTCCGGGACTTCACCGGCCCGGCGGGCGACCGGGGCGGTTACTGGGAAGCGACGGTGCGCCGCGCCATGTACAAGGTGGTCATCGACGAGCTGGCCGCCGAGACCGAGGCACTGGGCCGGCTCGCGGACCGGATCTGCGCGGCCGATCTCGCCCTGCGGGACCACGCCCCGTGGGCGCTGCGCACGGCGATCCGGGAGCTGCTGGTCCGGGTGCCGGTGTACCGGCCGTACACGGTGGCGGGCGGGCCCTGCCGGGAGTCCGACGAGGCGGCGGTGTCGGAGGAGGCCGCGCGGCAGGCGAAGGCGGCGTTCGCGGTGCCGGAGGAGTCGGCGGCGGTCGACGTCGTACGGGAGCTGGCGCTCGGCAGGCTGGGCGGCGGGCCGGACCGTACGGCGTTCTGCGCGAGGTTCGCCCAGACGTCGTCGGCGCTGCGCGCGAAGGCCGTGGAGGACACGGCGTTCTACCGCCATGTGCCGCTGCTGTCGGCGAACGAGGTGGGCGGCGATCCGGGGCGGCCCGCGGTGAGCCCGGAGCGGTTCCACGCGTACTGCGCGCGGCTGGCCCGCGACTGGCCGGCCACCGGCACGGTCCTGACCACGCACGACACCAAGCGCAGCGCGGACGTACGGGCCAGGATCAGTGTCCTGTCCCAGTGCCCCGACCGGTGGGGGGCGCTGCTCGGGCAGGTGGCCGGGGTCGCCGCGCCTGACGCCCAACTGGCCTGGACGGCCTGGCAGACGGCCGTCGGCTTCACCCCGGCGCAGGCGCCGCCGGACGGCGCCCGGATGGCACCGGCACTGCTGAAGTCCGTCCGGGAGGCCGGGCTGCACACCAGTTGGACGGAGCAGGCCCCGGTGTACGAGCAGGCGGTCCGGGACTTCGTCGCGGCGGGCCCGGCGGGCCGGCCGCGCGAGGCGGTGTCCCGCCTCGCGCGTGAACTGGCGCCGCACGTGCGGGCGAACGCGCTCGGCGCGGCGCTGGTCCATCTCACGATGCCGGGCGTGCCGGACCTCTACCAGGGGACGGAGCGGGAGTATCTGGCCCTGGTCGACCCGGACAACCGCGAACGGTTCCGTACGGGCCCGCCGGACGAGAAGACCGTCCTGACGGTGGCCGCGCTGTCGCTGCGCCGCGAACGCCCCCACGCCTTCGCGGAGTCGGCGACGTACACCCCCCTGGAGGCGACGGGCCCGGCGGCGGACCACTGCACGGCGTTCGT
- a CDS encoding phosphotransferase enzyme family protein, giving the protein MDEARARAVLDATGLTRGLARPGPAVSGGSAGSVGEAALLALGENAVFGVGDLVVKVGRSLADAPELLERAERELAVADWLAEAGVPAVRAAEPKARTVDGHPVTLWRRLPDAVRPPVPADLAPLLRRVHALPAPPFELPRRELLGGVERWLRLAGDAIDPADADYLRERRDGFATAAASLVPRLTPGPIHGDALPRNVHVGPDGPVLVDLETFSTDLREHDLVVLALSRDRYGLPPEAYDGFTAAYGWDVRDWSGCAVLRGARETASCAWVAQHAPANPKALAEFHRRVASLRDDDPEVRWYPF; this is encoded by the coding sequence ATGGACGAGGCACGGGCGCGCGCCGTACTGGACGCGACGGGGCTGACGCGCGGGCTCGCCCGGCCCGGTCCGGCGGTCTCGGGGGGATCGGCGGGCTCGGTGGGCGAGGCCGCGCTGCTCGCGCTGGGCGAGAACGCGGTGTTCGGCGTCGGCGACCTGGTCGTCAAGGTCGGCCGGAGCCTCGCCGACGCGCCGGAGCTGCTGGAGCGCGCCGAGCGTGAACTGGCCGTCGCCGACTGGCTCGCGGAGGCCGGTGTCCCCGCCGTACGGGCGGCGGAGCCCAAGGCCCGTACGGTCGACGGCCACCCGGTGACGCTCTGGCGGCGGCTGCCCGATGCCGTCCGGCCGCCGGTCCCGGCCGATCTGGCACCGCTGCTGCGCCGTGTGCACGCCCTGCCCGCGCCGCCCTTCGAGCTGCCCCGCCGGGAACTGCTGGGCGGGGTGGAACGGTGGCTGCGCCTCGCCGGTGACGCGATCGACCCGGCCGACGCGGACTATCTGCGTGAGCGCAGGGACGGCTTCGCCACCGCCGCCGCGTCGCTCGTCCCGCGTCTGACACCGGGCCCGATCCACGGCGACGCGCTTCCCCGGAACGTCCATGTCGGCCCGGACGGGCCGGTCCTGGTGGATCTGGAGACCTTCTCGACCGATCTGCGCGAGCACGACCTGGTGGTGCTGGCGCTCTCCCGCGACCGGTACGGCCTGCCCCCGGAGGCGTACGACGGCTTCACCGCCGCCTACGGCTGGGACGTACGCGACTGGTCCGGCTGCGCCGTGCTGCGCGGCGCCCGTGAGACGGCGAGCTGTGCCTGGGTGGCGCAGCACGCCCCGGCCAACCCGAAGGCGCTCGCGGAGTTCCACCGCCGGGTGGCGTCACTGCGCGACGACGACCCCGAGGTTCGCTGGTACCCGTTCTGA
- a CDS encoding SAV2148 family HEPN domain-containing protein, with translation MSSGGLELPPGDPGHEGVSGDIPPGAVSLARPMEIGAELDWGPEAWTEVRTRAQRAGRAYIWLNLVEQRLRAVVSAVLRPIYEPVHGDEWVVAAAGPAGQEWVQRAVAVREVSRRKGYLLDPADDNILSFLTLPQLRELMVQHWPGFQPYFDDRRDVELALDELEVARNVVSRNRALSVAVLAQAERASARVLELLGNGTAVPSAERLRVDAVEDLVGDRYADVVSVHPDRVRLQRQLPAEDLFGGARRLDAIGIGLNLLVQNFSGRRLVRLAESGCRTRLLFLNPASSSVKRRERELGLRKGELSRSVEMNILHMRRVRSRLRDPGAFEIHVFDETPRFTAYLVDGDGPDGLAVVQTYLRRARGMEAPVLVLRGAGRDVVRVGQETEHGLFQTYREEFESVWTDSRPVS, from the coding sequence GTGAGCTCGGGAGGGCTGGAGCTACCCCCAGGTGACCCTGGTCACGAGGGGGTTTCCGGCGACATCCCGCCCGGAGCGGTCTCCCTCGCGCGACCGATGGAGATCGGGGCGGAACTGGACTGGGGTCCGGAGGCGTGGACCGAGGTGCGCACGCGCGCGCAGCGGGCCGGCCGGGCCTATATCTGGCTGAATCTGGTCGAACAGCGGCTGCGTGCCGTCGTCTCGGCCGTCCTCAGACCGATCTACGAACCGGTGCACGGCGACGAGTGGGTGGTGGCCGCCGCCGGACCGGCGGGACAGGAGTGGGTCCAGCGCGCCGTCGCGGTCCGGGAGGTCTCCCGGCGCAAGGGCTACCTGCTCGACCCGGCCGACGACAACATCCTGAGCTTCCTGACGCTCCCGCAGCTCAGGGAGCTGATGGTGCAGCACTGGCCGGGCTTCCAGCCGTACTTCGACGACCGCAGGGACGTCGAGCTGGCCCTGGACGAGCTGGAGGTCGCCCGTAACGTCGTCTCCCGCAACCGGGCCCTGTCCGTGGCCGTGCTCGCACAGGCCGAGCGGGCGTCCGCGCGGGTGCTGGAGCTGCTGGGGAACGGCACGGCCGTACCGTCCGCCGAACGGCTCAGGGTGGACGCCGTGGAGGACCTCGTCGGCGACCGGTACGCGGACGTGGTCTCCGTCCACCCCGACCGGGTGCGGCTCCAGCGGCAGCTCCCCGCCGAGGACCTGTTCGGGGGCGCCCGGCGGCTCGACGCGATCGGGATAGGACTCAACCTCCTCGTACAGAACTTCTCCGGCCGGCGCCTCGTCCGGCTCGCCGAGTCCGGCTGCCGGACCCGGCTGCTCTTCCTCAACCCGGCCAGCAGTTCGGTCAAACGCCGCGAACGCGAACTGGGTCTGCGCAAGGGCGAGCTGAGCCGGTCCGTGGAGATGAACATCCTGCACATGCGCCGGGTCCGCTCCCGGCTCCGCGACCCCGGCGCCTTCGAGATCCACGTCTTCGACGAGACCCCGCGCTTCACCGCGTACCTGGTGGACGGGGACGGCCCGGACGGACTCGCCGTCGTCCAGACCTACCTCAGACGGGCGCGCGGCATGGAGGCGCCGGTGCTGGTGCTGCGCGGTGCCGGGCGGGACGTGGTGCGGGTCGGACAGGAGACCGAGCACGGTCTGTTCCAGACCTACCGCGAGGAGTTCGAGTCGGTGTGGACCGACTCCCGCCCCGTCTCGTGA
- a CDS encoding 3'-5' exonuclease, with translation MGWHGEPLVGFDLETTGTEPLEARIVTAAVIAVRDGAVEERRDWLADPGIRIPEQASAIHGVTSERAAAEGRPAREVTDEIAARLTEYWSRGVPVVAYNASFDLTLLTAELARHGLPSLTDRMAGPIGPVIDPYTIDRAVDKYRRGKRNLEAVCVEYGVVLDSAHDAGADALAAVRVATAIAGRHREVASLTAAALHERQITWYAEWAADFQDFLRRKGNTDAVVDANWPLRELVPAAG, from the coding sequence ATGGGCTGGCACGGGGAGCCGTTGGTCGGATTCGATCTGGAGACGACCGGTACGGAGCCGCTGGAGGCCCGTATCGTCACCGCCGCGGTGATCGCGGTACGGGACGGTGCGGTGGAGGAGCGGCGGGACTGGCTGGCCGACCCGGGCATCCGGATTCCTGAGCAGGCGTCGGCGATCCACGGGGTCACCAGCGAGCGGGCGGCGGCGGAGGGCCGGCCCGCGCGCGAGGTCACGGACGAGATCGCGGCGCGGCTGACGGAGTACTGGAGCCGGGGCGTCCCGGTCGTGGCGTACAACGCGTCGTTCGATCTGACGCTGCTCACCGCCGAGTTGGCGCGGCACGGGCTGCCGTCGCTCACCGACCGGATGGCCGGGCCGATCGGTCCGGTGATCGATCCGTACACGATCGACCGCGCCGTGGACAAGTACCGGCGGGGCAAGCGCAATCTGGAAGCGGTCTGCGTCGAGTACGGGGTGGTGCTCGACAGCGCGCACGACGCGGGCGCGGACGCGCTGGCGGCCGTCCGGGTGGCGACGGCGATAGCGGGCCGCCACCGTGAGGTCGCGTCCCTGACGGCGGCGGCACTGCACGAGCGGCAGATCACCTGGTACGCGGAGTGGGCGGCCGACTTCCAGGACTTCCTGCGCCGCAAGGGCAACACGGACGCGGTGGTGGACGCCAACTGGCCACTGCGCGAACTGGTCCCGGCGGCGGGCTGA